In the Zestosphaera sp. genome, one interval contains:
- a CDS encoding aldehyde ferredoxin oxidoreductase C-terminal domain-containing protein, producing MFGFWGRLLDIDLSRETARTFEVPEDVFKRFVGGRGLATWILWKELGSKWEFVDPLSSENILVILTGPLTGYYPGIKLVISGKSPLSGGVVGSTLSSEIGVELKSAGYDGLILRGVSENPVYIYVDDEGVQVRDATKLWGLGGLKFIEAFNDLLYRDIKIELGLDTLPSYVYIGPAGENLVRTSVVMSKLTHAAGYGGYGAVMGSKKVKAVAVKGYGPLPKVSNEDEVVKLRKEVLSELSNRMRVFRYWGTTEGLWYTGYVTSSEPVKNWTEEWHNVRSYTHEEVERKCWIKNLWSDWGCPTSCMKISRVLDDLRSYVSDGPDYEMGAYLGSNLGVFDVVSVVKLSALADELGLCGIQTGNVLGFAIELFEKGYLTIEDVGCELRWGNVDCIMKLLHDIAYKRDIGSILAEGTYRAALKLSAKSGADLLKYAVQVKGIAVGAHGIRSGLDYPQKIAYAGSVQGGDHTSTAGVPSKSTESEAFTAFLDSAVICFFNAVDVKKLVNYLNAVTGWGFSEEDVYLTGVRTLTIQRVLLLLGGPDVFWDPRTHDDNPERFYEPLPSGPKRGEAPRREDVKKELISYYEGLGWDELGIPKDETLARLDMRELAKEIERVKAKVSC from the coding sequence ATGTTTGGCTTTTGGGGAAGACTCCTCGACATTGACTTAAGCAGAGAGACTGCGAGGACCTTTGAAGTTCCTGAAGACGTCTTTAAGAGATTCGTGGGTGGCAGAGGTCTCGCTACCTGGATCTTATGGAAGGAATTAGGGTCTAAATGGGAATTCGTTGATCCCTTAAGTTCTGAGAACATACTCGTAATTCTCACGGGTCCTCTCACGGGTTATTATCCAGGAATAAAGTTAGTTATCTCTGGTAAGTCTCCCTTAAGTGGGGGCGTGGTCGGCTCTACACTATCTAGCGAGATAGGTGTTGAGCTCAAGTCTGCCGGGTATGATGGACTGATACTGAGAGGAGTTTCTGAGAATCCCGTATATATTTACGTAGACGACGAAGGAGTGCAGGTCCGCGACGCTACTAAGCTATGGGGTCTGGGAGGTCTTAAGTTTATTGAGGCATTTAATGACTTACTCTACAGAGATATTAAAATAGAGTTAGGTCTTGACACGCTACCTAGTTACGTCTACATAGGACCTGCCGGAGAAAACCTTGTGAGAACTTCAGTAGTCATGAGTAAACTTACTCACGCGGCCGGTTACGGAGGTTATGGCGCCGTAATGGGGTCTAAGAAAGTTAAGGCTGTAGCAGTTAAGGGGTATGGACCCCTACCTAAAGTAAGTAATGAAGATGAGGTAGTTAAGCTGAGGAAGGAGGTGTTGAGTGAACTCAGTAATAGGATGAGAGTCTTTAGGTATTGGGGCACTACTGAAGGTCTTTGGTATACAGGCTACGTTACTAGTTCAGAACCCGTGAAGAACTGGACAGAAGAATGGCATAACGTGAGGTCTTATACTCATGAAGAAGTTGAGAGGAAGTGTTGGATTAAGAACTTATGGAGTGACTGGGGCTGCCCTACGTCATGCATGAAGATAAGCAGAGTACTTGATGATCTAAGGTCTTACGTGAGTGACGGACCCGACTATGAGATGGGGGCCTATCTAGGGAGTAATTTAGGAGTATTCGATGTAGTGTCTGTAGTTAAGCTCTCGGCATTAGCTGACGAGTTAGGACTTTGTGGTATACAGACTGGAAACGTTTTGGGGTTTGCTATAGAACTCTTTGAGAAAGGTTATTTGACTATAGAAGACGTGGGTTGTGAGTTGAGGTGGGGGAATGTAGACTGCATCATGAAATTACTTCATGACATAGCGTATAAGAGAGACATCGGCTCTATACTAGCTGAAGGGACTTACAGAGCTGCGTTGAAACTTAGCGCAAAGTCTGGGGCGGACTTGCTAAAGTATGCTGTTCAAGTTAAGGGCATTGCCGTGGGGGCTCACGGCATAAGGAGTGGCCTAGACTACCCTCAAAAAATCGCTTATGCTGGGTCTGTTCAGGGAGGAGACCATACGTCGACAGCCGGCGTGCCGTCTAAGTCAACAGAATCTGAAGCATTCACAGCCTTCTTAGATAGTGCTGTAATATGTTTCTTTAACGCAGTAGATGTTAAGAAGCTAGTTAATTATCTCAACGCAGTGACTGGCTGGGGATTCAGTGAAGAAGATGTTTACTTAACTGGGGTGAGGACACTAACTATCCAGCGAGTACTCTTACTCTTAGGAGGTCCTGACGTTTTTTGGGACCCTAGAACACACGATGATAACCCAGAAAGATTTTACGAGCCACTCCCTTCAGGACCGAAGAGAGGTGAGGCTCCTAGGAGGGAGGACGTGAAGAAGGAACTAATTAGTTACTATGAGGGGCTGGGGTGGGATGAGTTAGGAATACCTAAGGATGAAACGTTAGCGAGATTAGACATGAGAGAATTAGCTAAAGAAATTGAAAGAGTTAAGGCTAAGGTTAGTTGTTGA
- a CDS encoding 4Fe-4S dicluster domain-containing protein — protein MRVWILRDYSKCVGCRLCEIECSLKHEGLIWPAASRIRIHESIYGFPVPYLCVQCDDYPCVASCPTRALSVAETGAVLVSEDSCVLCGSCVSACPGKVPKIVRGKKAVVICDLCGGDPVCVRVCESIGFNALMLVRKPGGEVVKSYLNNPIETSRDLAKKLGVV, from the coding sequence TTGAGAGTATGGATATTAAGAGACTATTCTAAGTGCGTAGGTTGTAGATTGTGCGAGATTGAGTGCTCACTAAAGCATGAAGGCCTTATCTGGCCGGCAGCCTCAAGAATAAGAATTCATGAGTCTATTTATGGATTTCCTGTGCCTTACTTATGCGTCCAGTGTGATGACTATCCTTGTGTAGCGTCATGCCCTACTAGAGCTTTAAGCGTAGCTGAGACTGGTGCTGTATTAGTTAGTGAGGACTCATGCGTGTTGTGTGGGTCTTGCGTGAGTGCGTGCCCCGGGAAAGTACCTAAGATAGTGAGAGGTAAGAAAGCTGTCGTGATATGTGACCTGTGTGGCGGGGATCCAGTCTGTGTGAGAGTGTGTGAGTCCATAGGTTTCAACGCGTTAATGTTAGTTCGCAAACCTGGTGGAGAGGTTGTTAAGTCTTACTTAAACAACCCTATCGAGACTTCAAGAGACTTAGCTAAGAAGCTAGGTGTTGTTTGA
- a CDS encoding mechanosensitive ion channel family protein: MSSSKDSLGSVLWRLVIYIVVAVLVLGVLNWFFNYFIPDLVEKNKALEGLLVLRDYQPYVYVLVALLIGWLIVSSIASMFYVLLSPRYGPSAAAAVRSLIKILGLGALLAGIAGGVAGGAAGVALGGFIGLVIGFATQQVLGQAVSGMFLLLARPFKIGDIIDAAGESEVIVTDIGTLFTIAKRKDGNTVLIPSTALIGQKIVIRKQAET, encoded by the coding sequence ATGTCATCAAGTAAGGACTCTCTTGGATCTGTTTTGTGGAGATTAGTAATCTACATAGTGGTTGCTGTGTTAGTTCTGGGAGTTCTTAACTGGTTCTTTAATTACTTTATACCAGACTTAGTAGAGAAGAATAAAGCGCTGGAGGGATTGCTCGTACTGAGAGATTATCAGCCTTACGTGTATGTCTTAGTAGCTTTGTTGATTGGTTGGTTGATAGTCTCATCCATAGCGTCTATGTTTTACGTCTTGCTCTCTCCTCGGTATGGTCCTTCTGCTGCGGCAGCTGTTAGGAGTCTTATTAAGATCTTAGGCTTAGGTGCTTTGCTGGCCGGCATCGCTGGCGGGGTGGCTGGCGGTGCTGCCGGCGTAGCTTTAGGAGGCTTCATAGGGTTAGTAATAGGTTTCGCTACTCAGCAGGTCCTCGGTCAGGCCGTATCCGGCATGTTCTTGCTCCTAGCAAGGCCGTTTAAGATCGGTGACATAATAGATGCTGCTGGAGAGAGTGAAGTAATAGTGACTGACATAGGAACTCTATTCACTATAGCTAAGAGAAAAGACGGCAACACAGTGCTTATACCCAGCACAGCACTAATAGGCCAGAAAATAGTTATAAGGAAGCAAGCAGAGACTTAA
- a CDS encoding glycosyltransferase family 2 protein has protein sequence MNESANILSNEPVIMIPIYITLSVTYVFLVAGSVGYVAYKPKKKPYKSDNVEFVLITIANNKVKNALKEALENLRRRFRDYLVWVVVDEGAELMSYLSEVSSLDPYLRLVVVPETYARPCKGKARAMKYFIEYFVEADNWYVFLDDDNIILDNHFLYEIPYYEELGYVAFNPILKPRKGNSTLAYVIDWIRYFNDLTLYRFFTGFLGKPLLGLHGELLGIKGHVLKELNFNSSSLAEDFSLAIELVKRDYRTWQSGTIVSIKSPNSLNDLQKQRARWFKGVLKDLKHAPNLMRAIVAVKSFLWVALISVVIAVLVTSSYYNLFVVFLIILNSLYHWSAYMYGAYKSGKLRYFLIAPIAWVIEVTSIFRAPTIKDFYVINKN, from the coding sequence ATGAATGAGAGCGCTAACATATTATCTAATGAACCAGTCATTATGATACCTATATACATAACGCTGTCTGTTACGTATGTGTTCTTAGTAGCTGGGTCTGTCGGGTACGTTGCTTACAAACCCAAGAAAAAACCCTATAAAAGTGATAACGTTGAGTTTGTTCTCATAACTATAGCAAATAATAAAGTCAAGAATGCTTTGAAAGAAGCTCTAGAAAATCTCCGCAGGAGATTTAGAGACTACTTAGTATGGGTCGTTGTGGATGAGGGAGCCGAGCTAATGAGTTACTTGAGTGAGGTGAGTTCTTTAGACCCGTACTTGAGGCTCGTCGTAGTTCCTGAGACTTACGCGAGACCTTGTAAAGGCAAGGCACGCGCTATGAAGTACTTCATTGAGTACTTCGTAGAGGCTGATAACTGGTATGTTTTCCTAGACGACGATAATATAATCCTGGATAACCACTTCCTCTATGAAATACCTTACTACGAGGAACTCGGCTACGTGGCTTTCAACCCAATACTAAAACCTAGGAAAGGTAACTCGACTCTTGCTTACGTGATTGACTGGATAAGATACTTTAATGACCTAACTTTATACAGGTTCTTCACAGGCTTTCTAGGGAAGCCTCTCTTAGGACTACACGGCGAGTTATTAGGTATTAAAGGCCACGTACTAAAAGAACTCAACTTTAATTCATCGTCACTAGCTGAAGACTTCAGCTTAGCTATCGAGTTGGTTAAGAGAGATTACAGGACGTGGCAGTCAGGAACTATAGTAAGTATTAAGTCTCCTAACAGCTTGAACGATCTTCAAAAGCAGAGAGCTAGGTGGTTTAAGGGAGTTTTAAAAGACTTAAAACATGCTCCAAACCTGATGAGAGCTATAGTGGCTGTCAAATCTTTCCTCTGGGTTGCTCTAATATCAGTCGTTATAGCTGTATTAGTAACGAGTAGCTATTACAATTTGTTTGTCGTGTTTCTCATAATCCTTAATTCACTATATCACTGGTCAGCATATATGTACGGAGCATACAAATCCGGAAAATTAAGGTACTTCTTAATAGCCCCCATAGCATGGGTAATTGAAGTCACGTCAATCTTTAGAGCGCCTACCATAAAAGACTTCTACGTAATCAATAAGAACTAG
- a CDS encoding ABC transporter permease subunit, whose product MTLVKVYLFKLFITAVAFSITAILLYPVIYIFLTAFSRLPTLSFDISYFTLDNFLSVINDVDFRNSLILSSLVSGATVFLALLFITPAAYAFSRFRFRGKSTALYSYLIFSQVSGGFGVASLVALFVFLGKLNLVNIYVLPFLYVSGMVPFNTWLLKNYFDSIPRELDEAAFVDGSGWWTLMFRVILPSSKAPILVLAIFAFMGAWSEFILANLFGFRTLPVLMYKYVGAYTTYWNMFAATAILYAIPIIIMYMVAQRFIGEAVRMGVKG is encoded by the coding sequence GTGACGTTGGTTAAGGTATACCTCTTTAAACTGTTTATCACTGCGGTAGCGTTCTCCATAACTGCTATACTTCTTTATCCAGTTATTTACATCTTCCTAACCGCGTTCTCGAGACTGCCTACCTTATCGTTTGATATCTCATACTTCACCTTAGATAACTTCTTGTCTGTCATCAACGACGTGGACTTCAGGAACTCATTAATTTTAAGTTCTTTAGTGTCCGGAGCTACTGTGTTCCTAGCACTACTATTTATAACTCCGGCAGCATACGCGTTTTCGAGGTTTAGATTTAGAGGCAAGAGTACTGCACTATACTCTTACCTGATATTCAGTCAAGTGAGTGGAGGCTTTGGTGTAGCGTCTCTTGTAGCTCTCTTCGTATTTTTAGGTAAGTTGAATCTAGTCAATATCTACGTGCTACCATTCCTCTACGTTTCTGGAATGGTGCCCTTTAATACTTGGCTCCTCAAAAACTACTTTGACAGCATACCTAGAGAGTTAGATGAGGCCGCCTTCGTTGACGGTAGTGGCTGGTGGACTCTCATGTTCAGGGTGATCCTTCCTTCCTCTAAGGCACCAATCCTAGTATTAGCTATCTTCGCTTTCATGGGTGCTTGGTCAGAGTTTATTCTAGCTAACCTCTTCGGTTTCCGAACCTTACCAGTTCTAATGTACAAGTACGTGGGGGCCTATACTACATACTGGAACATGTTCGCAGCAACAGCGATACTCTACGCAATACCTATAATAATAATGTATATGGTAGCGCAGAGATTCATAGGAGAGGCCGTCAGGATGGGCGTTAAAGGCTGA
- a CDS encoding sugar ABC transporter permease, with the protein MEKPKGKEELLFPAKIALILVVPSLLLFIFFNIWPIAFSVYLAFTNANHINVYNPDYPARPLMFIGLNNFIQLFNDPAFYYSLLKTLLFLGTSVPLKILIGVGLAFLFSSPLIYGRKIMRGLLLTPWALPAILSVMIWRGVLDPRYGPVTQFFSFIIGRPFQAVGTIMNEWDSFLAYNVIEAWLAYPFIMTVVGGAISGIPKEIIEASIVDGASIFSRTTKIVLPLIMRTVAFVAVLTSGASLQAFLIPFVLNDGGPMIRFMGKLIFSNDLLLLYGYHRFMRDYEWGYAASFYLIVVLILSVYVYVWFRFVFQRGGK; encoded by the coding sequence ATGGAGAAGCCGAAAGGTAAAGAAGAACTCCTTTTTCCTGCTAAAATAGCACTTATTCTTGTGGTTCCTTCACTTCTCCTCTTCATATTTTTTAACATATGGCCAATAGCTTTCTCAGTCTACCTGGCTTTCACTAACGCTAACCACATAAACGTGTATAACCCGGATTACCCTGCTAGACCCCTCATGTTCATAGGTCTGAACAACTTTATACAGTTATTTAATGACCCAGCTTTTTACTACTCACTCTTAAAGACTTTATTATTTCTCGGAACATCAGTTCCTCTTAAGATACTAATTGGAGTAGGTCTCGCGTTCCTATTCTCCTCACCACTAATTTATGGGAGGAAGATAATGAGGGGGTTGTTGCTGACGCCTTGGGCTCTACCAGCTATATTATCTGTCATGATATGGAGAGGTGTTCTAGACCCTAGGTATGGGCCCGTAACTCAGTTTTTCTCGTTTATTATTGGTAGGCCTTTTCAAGCAGTAGGTACTATCATGAATGAGTGGGACTCTTTCTTAGCATATAACGTCATAGAGGCTTGGCTGGCTTACCCCTTCATAATGACTGTAGTTGGCGGCGCCATATCGGGAATTCCTAAAGAAATTATTGAGGCCTCCATAGTTGATGGAGCGAGCATATTCTCAAGAACTACTAAGATCGTCTTGCCATTAATAATGAGGACAGTAGCGTTCGTAGCAGTTCTTACGTCAGGTGCTTCTCTTCAAGCATTCCTAATTCCTTTCGTTCTCAATGACGGCGGTCCTATGATTAGGTTTATGGGTAAGTTGATCTTCAGCAATGATTTACTGCTTCTGTATGGGTATCACAGATTCATGAGAGACTATGAGTGGGGTTATGCGGCCTCCTTCTATCTTATAGTCGTCCTAATACTCTCAGTGTATGTTTACGTGTGGTTTAGGTTCGTCTTTCAGAGGGGTGGTAAGTAA